DNA sequence from the Bradyrhizobium sp. CIAT3101 genome:
GGATTTCGGCAGGCCCGCTGCGCGGTCGGCGGGCCTGAGCCTGGTTATCTCTTCACCAGATCCGCATACTCCGGATGCTTCTCGATCCACGCCTTCACGAACGGGCATTCCGGGACCAGCTTCAAGCCGGCCGCGCGGACCTGGTCGAGCGCGCCTTGCACCAGCTTTGAGCCGACGCCCTTGCCACCGAGCTCTTTCGGCACGTCGGTGTGCTCGAAGGTAATGACATTGCCGTCGAGCTTGTAATGCTCGGTCGCGAGGTGGCCCTCCACCTCGAGCTCGTAACGGTGATGGGCCTTGTTGTTGATGACGTCGCTCATGATGTCTCCAGTCAGCTCTTCAGCGCGTCCGTCAGCATCTTGCGGATCGACCAGGCCTCGCCGTCGGACGAGCCCCTGATGTCGTCGATCTTCCAGCTGTTGGCCTCGCGCACAAAGTCGTAACGCACGATCTGGTCGGCGGGTTTACGGTCGTTGCGGTGGCCGGTGATGGTCACCGCGAGCGTCGCCTTGTCGGCCTCCGTCTTCTCCGCGTCAACCTTGAACGATTTTACGTCGGGTTCCTGCGAATTGGTGACGGGATCGAAATCGATCGGCCCGACATCGCCCTTCGGCGTATGGGCATCCGCCTTGGCCCACAACGCAACCAGAGCCTTGGAGAAATATTTTGCCTTCGCGGCCTTGTTCTCGGTGACGAAGGCGGCGCCGCCATCGCCCTTGCCCTTGGCGGCGCGGGTGTAGATCGCAGTCAGGATGGAGGCGGGATCGCTGGCGGCGGGCGCCTGAGCGAAGGCTGGCGTGGCGGCGGCGAAGAGGGAGGCGGCGATAAGGCTGCGGCGGGTGAGCATGGATTGTCCCTGAGATAAACGGCACGCGACCATAGGCCGGAATGGCCCAGTCAGCGCGGTATCTCAGTAGACCGAAGGACGCGCGGTTCGGTTCAATCCGCCGCCTTGGCGAGGCGCGAATCTTCCGGCTGAGGCCTGGCGGGGAGGCAGCCCTGGCAGATGACGAGCGAGCGATTGACCTTGGCGTCCTGCTCGGCCTCGATGCCGTCCTGAGCCTGCCACCACTCCTTCGAATAAGGCTGGAGCCCGGTTTGCGAGCTGGCGCGCTCGGATGCGGCGGCCGTGCGTGTTGCCCGCGATGGCTGGGCGGTGGTACGCGGCTGGTTCGGATCTGCGCCAGCGCCATCCCAGGCATAGCGCGCCGGTCTGAAGGCTGGATCGGAGGCGAGATGGGCTTGCGGGGACACCGCGCATCCGGCGAGCGCCAACGACAACAGCAGGAAGGCGGGCGCTTTGACCATGACGGGGCACTCTGTACGCAAGGACTGATGCAGGTTGCGCCGATCATGTTTAAAATTCCCTGAACGATTGCGGCTGCGCCCGCGACCAACGCGCATGCGATATCTGATCGTTCTGCTCACGATGCTCACGGCCGCCGCACGTGCCGATGAGGCAAAGCCGTTCAATCCCGCCGACTATCCGCCTGCCGTGCAGAAAGCGCTGCGTTACGCCAATGAGGAATGCGACAGCCAGGGCGGCGGCGCGGTGACCTTCGCGCCGGACACGGTGCGTCAGGTCGACCTGACCGGCGACGGCCGCGACGATTACATCGTCGATTTCCGCGACACCAAGTGTGGCGAGCGCGAGAGCACCTATTGCGGAACCGGCGGTTGCGTGCTGGACATCCTGGTGACGCGGCCGGACGGCAGCGTGCGCGCCGTGTTCGACGGCGACGTCCGCAGCTACAGCATCGTGGCACCCGCGATGAAGCGAGGTGCGGCGCGCGTCATCCGCTTCGACCTGCACGGCAGCTATTGCGGCGGCTTCGGTGTGCAGGCCTGTGTCAAGGAAAAGGCGATTACGGCGACGCCGTTCGAGTTCAGGAAACCGTAGGGCTGGTGCCCGGCCGGCGGTCTTGCTACGCCGCTCTCGATGACGATAAATGGGCTCCAATGAGCGGGCGGCTTGCGTGCCGTCTGCCGTCGAAGAGGAAGCCCGATGCAGCCGCTCCGCATGTCCCGCCGCGTCATGAATCTCGCCTATATTTTGACCCAGAATGCGCGGCGGCATGGATCACGCCCCGGCTTCGTCTGGGGTGACAAATTTTGGACCTGGCGCGAGATCGATGCGCAGGTCTCCGCATTGGCGGCGGCGCTCGCTGCGCGCGGCATTGCCAAGGGCGACCGCATTCTCGTTCATTCCAAGAATGGCGACGAGATGTTCTTCTCGATGTTCGCCGCGTTCCGGCTCGGCGCAGTCTGGGTGCCCACCAATTTCCGCCTGATGCCGGATGAGGTGGCTTATCTTGCACAGGCCTCCGGTGCGAAGGCATTTCTGTGCCACGTCGATTTTCCCGAGCACGCGGCGGCCGTGACCGGTGGTGCGCTGGGGTTCACCTGGAGCATCGACGGCAAGGCTTCGTTCGCCGAACGCTCGGTGGCCGACGCCATCGTTTCGCAGGCAGGCCAAATGGTCGACAACGTCGCGGTCGAGCATGATGATCCCTGCTGGTTCTTCTTCACCTCCGGCACCACCGGCCGCTCCAAGGCCGCGGTGCTGACCCACGGCCAGATGGGCTTTGTCGTCACCAATCATCTCGCCGATCTCACCCCCGGTGTTACTGAAGCGGACGCGTCGCTGGTGGTGGCGCCTCTGTCGCATGGCGCCGGCGTGCATCAGCTGGTGCAGACCGCGCGCGGCGTCTGCACCGTGCTGTTGCCGACCGAGAAATTCGATATCGATGAGGCGTTCCGCCTGATCGCGACGCACCGGGTCGGAAATCTCTTCACGGTGCCGACGATCTTGAAGATGATGGTCGAGCATCCCGCCGCCGACAAATACGATCATTCCTCGCTGCGTCACGTGATCTATGCCGGCGCGCCGATGTATCGCGAGGATCAGAAGGCCGCGCTGAACAAGCTCGGCAAGGTCATCGTGCAGTATTTTGGCCTCGGCGAGGTCACCGGCAACATCACCGTGCTGCCGGCCGCGCTGCACGATCCCGAGGACGGGCCGCATGCGAAGATCGGCACCTGCGGCTTCGAGCGGACCGGCATGCAGGTCTCGATCCAGGACGACGAGGGCCGCGAGCTCAAGGCGAACCAGAGCGGCGAGATCTGCGTGATCGGGCCTGCGGTGCTCGCCGGCTACTACGATAACCCCGAGGCCAACGCGAAGGCGTTCCGCAACGGATGGTTCCGCACCGGCGATCTCGGCCACATGGACGAGGAGGGGTTCGTCTACATCACCGGCCGCGCCTCCGACATGTACATTTCCGGCGGCTCCAACATCTATCCGCGTGAAATCGAGGAAAAGATCCTGACGCATCCGGCGGTCGGCGAGGTCGCCGTGCTCGGTGTGCCCGATGCGACCTGGGGCGAGGTCGGCGTCGCCGTCTGCGTCGCGCGCGAGGGGACGAAGCCTGTGAGCGAAGCCGAGATGGCGGCGTTCCTGTTGCCGAAGGTGCCGCGCTACAAGATGCCGAAGCGGTTCTTCTTCTGGGAGGCGCTGCCGAAATCCGGCTATGGCAAGGTGCCGAAACGCATGGTGCGCGACGAGCTCGAGGCGCGCGGGCTGCTCGATCTCGACAAGACCAAGGCGGGCTGAGTTGACGTGATGCGGAGTATCAAGCAGCCGGGCGCGCCCGTCACTGAGCGTATCCAATGGGTGGAGGCGAGGGGGCGCGCCTTTTCGTTCACGGTTGGAGCAGGCCTGCCGCTGCTGGAAGCCGCGCGCCGCGGTTTTGCGGCGGAAGGCTTTACCAGCGGTGTGCTGAATTTCGGCCACGGCGCGCTCGGGCCGTTTGGTTACGTGATGCCGGCGCTGTCCAAGACAGGCGAGAATGCGGCCTTCTACAGCGATACCTATCGACCGGCGGGGGTGACGCGCACCAGGCTCGGCAGCATGACGCTGGGCATGCGCGACGGCGCGCCGTTCTATCATTGCCACGGGCTGTGGACCGAGGCGGACGGCAAGGCGAGCGGCGGCCACATGTTGCCGGACGAGACCGTTGTTTCTGAACCCTTCGAGGTCCAGGCTTTCGGCATTGATGGTGCGATGTTCACGGCGGAGCCCGACCTAGAGACCAATTTCAAGCTGTTCGTGCCGGTCGCCGCCGCGCGCACCGGTGCGCGCACGACCAGCCGCGCCTTCGCGCTGCGGCTGCGGCCCAACCAGGATTTTGCCGGCTGCCTCGAAGCTTTCTGCAGGGCGCACGGCATTGCGCGCGCAAAAATCCACGGCGGCGTCGGCTCGACCATCGGCGCGCGCTTTACCCATGGCGGCGTGATCGAGCCGTTCGCCACGGAGCTGGCGATCACTGCTGGGACGATCGCACCTGATACATCCGGCGCGCTGGAGGCTGCGCTCGACGTCGCCCTCATCGACTATACCGGTGGCATCGCCGAGGGCCGCCTGGTCCGCGGCGACAATCCGGTGCTGATGACGATGGAGCTGGTGCTGGAGGCGCTGGAGTAACGCGAGCATACGCAGGGGAGCGTGATTGACCTTGCTCTCTCCGTCGTCATTGCGAGCGCAGCGAAGCAATCCAGAATCTTTCCGCGGCAATAGTCTGGATTGCTTCGCTTCGCTCGCAATGACAGAGAGTGATCACCACGGGCTGGCGCGCATTTTCGCCATGGCCAGATATGTCGATTCACTGAAGCCTGATGTCCCCGAGCTCGATCCCTGGAAGAGGTCGAGCACGGGCGAGTAGGTTTGGCTGGCGTTCTTCGCGTCATACATGGCCGAGAAACGGCTCAACAGCTTTGCAACCTTCGTGGGATCTCCGAGATCTTTGAGATTGAGGTATTTCTCCACGATCTTGGCCTGCTGATCGATCTGCATCGACGCCATCTGATCAGGTAAATCGAAGGTGGTTCGAAACACCTCCGAGAGAGCTTTGTCGGCCAGGATGTCGTATGCGGAGGTAATTTCCCCCGCCTTTCGCTGAAAGTACAGCGCAAGACGCACGCCGGGATTGGTATCGCCCTGCTGCTGCTCCAGGCTTTGCTCGAGATAGTTCTTCTGCGTTGCCAGGAATTGATCGCGCTTTTGCGGGCCCACCATTGGCAGGCGCGCGACATTGCCCTTGCTGTCAAAATTGAACGACGCCGCGATCTCGGCAAAGCGTGGGTCGCTCTCCGTGTTCGCGAAGCTCTTGGGATCGTTCAGATCGGAGGCGAAGATCTTCTTGAGATAGGCGGTGCTCACTTTCGCGGGGTCGAGACCCTTGGCGACAAGAATGAAGTTGACCATCTTTTTGTTCGCGAGGAGATCGGAAACGCTGTCGATGTCGCCTATCGACTGTTGATAGTCCGTCGCGTCTTTCTGGGCTTGAGCCTTGACTTTGGCCTGGTCCTGCTTGCTTGCATTCTTCAATTTTTCAATGACGTAGTCCTTGGCGATATCGAGGACCTCGGCCGAACCCTGGGCGGTCAGGGGTGTCGTCAGATTGCCCTTGGCGTCAAAGTTGAACGCGCGCGCGAGCTTGACGTATCGATTGTCCTTGAGCGTATAGACGTAGCTCTTGGGGTCGTTGAGGTCGCTTTCGAGAACAGCCTTCACTGTGGACTGTGAGACCTTTGTGGGATCGAGGCCTACGGCTGCCAGCGCGAAATTATACGCGCCTGGTGTGGACACGAGCGTCTGGAGCGAAGTCACATTGGGGATGAATTTTCTGAATTGTGCGATGACCAGAGCTTCCTGCAACGGGCTTGCCGCGGCATAGACGGCCGACTTGCTGTCGTCAAAACTCTGGGTCGTGCTGGCGATGTTTGCGGCGGTCTGCGCCGGGGTCCCCGTTGGAAGCGACCCGTCGGCCGAAAACTCGAACGCTCCGGCCAGATCCATGAAGTTGCCGGTCGCCGCAATGGCATCGTTGGTGCTGGAGATGGTGCTTGCGGCCGACTGCAGGTGATATTTTTCGACCAGTATCTGCACATTCAACTGGGCAACGTCGGCGCCGGGCTGCGACAGTTGCGCGGTGTAGTCGGCGATCTTCGAGCTGGCGTCGGTTGCGTCCGATTTGGCCTGGGCCAGCTGGGCGTTCAGGCCGTCCAGCTGGGAAGCGAAGGTGGTGTTGACGTAGCTGTTCGGATCGGACGGGTCGCTGGTCAGGACCTGCTTGATGGTGTCGCGTGGCCACTTGCTCTGGTCGATCCCGAATGCCGAGGCGACATAGTTGCGAAGACGATCGTCGTTGAGAAGCTGGTCGGCGCTGGTCACGCTGCCGATTGTGGCGTTGTAGTATTTCGTGTCGGCGGCAACAGCATCGACGTTGCTCTTCATGGCTGCCGTGTACAGCCCGATCATGTCGTCGGTCTGGTTGTCCGACTGCGCAACCTTCGTTTCACCGCCACCGAACGAAAATGCGGCGGCAAATTCCCGGTAGCGCTTGTCGATCAGCGTGTTGGCAAAGCTTTTGGCGTCCGAAAGATCGCTCTGCAGTACCTTCTTCATGAAGGCCTTGGCGTAGGCCATGTCTTCCAGGCCGTAGGCTTTCGTGACGTAGTGATACAGGCGGTAGTCATTCATCAGGTCGTCAACGGAGTGCACCTTGCCGATGTTGGCTTTGTAATAGGCAGCTTCGCGCGACACGTCCGATTGCTGCGCCACCCGCGTCAGGGTCTGTGCGAGATTGCGCGTGACGTAGCTATAGCCAAAATAGGTGGACACCATGGGGAATTCCTGACGGCTCGGCGGGGCTTGTCGGAGGGTCCTGGACGTCCGTCAATCATTGCCGGGTCGCAAGGCAGGGACTGGCCTCATGCCAGCAGACAGAAACATTGTTACAATTTATTGCTGCGATTCTGGGTAACAACTTTAGGTGTCGCTTGCGCCCAAGTGCCGCATCGCGCGGACCTGTTTGGCAAGCCACCCGCAAGCTTCGTGTTTTAATCAACATCTTGGAATTGCGGACACAGACTCTCATCCTCGCGGCGCGTCGTGCCCGAGCTTTGCGGTCGTCATCGCCCTCGAAAGTGCCGAGGGCGCAGGGAAGACCGGGTGCCGGCTGGCACCCGCGGTCCACTGTGCGATGGTTGCGCTACGAGAGGCTGCACAGCGGCATACAGGTGAAGCCAAACATCCGGCCTTCCCTGCGCAGTGGTTTGACGGCTTATGTCGTGATCTCCCCGGGGAGCGATGCACTATTGCCCCCGTCGCCTTGCAGATGGCTGACACACAGACCCGGTTGGGCGATACGCATCACCACAAGACTTGGCGCACAGGCTCCGGGCGCCAGGACCACACGATTTTGCCGTACGCCGATCACACCGGTCGTGCGCGCGACGGTCTCGCTCACGGTTGCCCGCCCTGCAAAACCCTTCGCGCCGATGTGACCCACGTCCACCACGTCCCATCCCGCGTGTCGTGACGATCGCGATAGCGCCCCTCGGCCGGGTTGGGATGGTCGGAATATGATGTATTTCCGAATTCGAGTAAAGCGAATTGTTTTGCCGTGGAAGCATTGACCATCGTCTGGCGTGTTTTGCCCGCCGGGCGACGCAAGGGCGTGTGGGGCGCGAGCGCCGCCGCCACGCCGAGGCCACGAAGCGGTCTCCCCACGGTCCGAAAATGCGTTACCATGGCCTCAGCGCGCCTCAAGTCGCGCATGGTCAAAGGACGAGGAAACGCGATGAGGAAGACGATCGGTAGGGCGATCGCCGGGGTGGCGGTGCTTGCGGTGGCCGGAATGGCTCTGACTACAGCTTGGGCTCATGGACCGACCCGGCAGAAGGTGCGGGAATCCATCGAAATCAACGCGCCGCCGGCCAAGGTCTGGGCGGTGATCGGCAATTTTCAGGACATGAGCTGGCTCCCGCCTGTGACCAAGACCGAGGGCGAGAAGGGCAACGACATTGAAGCGACGCGGCGGCTGACCCTGACGGGAGGTGCCACCGTCGACGAGGAGCTCTACAAGTTCGACGCCGCCGCGATGACCTATTCCTATCGGATCACCAAAGTCGACGTGAAGGTGCTGCCGGTCACCAATTATTCCTCGACGCTCACGGTGACGCCGAGCGCCGACGGCAAGGGCACGACGCTGGAATGGGCCGGCGCGTTCTACCGGGGCTTTCCCAACAACGATCCGCCGCCGGAGCTGAGCGACGAAGCCGCGGTCAAGGCGGTGAAGGGGCTTTATCAGACCGGCCTCGAAGCGCTGAAGAAGAAGATCGAGAGCGGAAGCTGACCGTGCGGGCCCTGGTCCTGGCGGCGCTCGCCGCCAGTCTAGCTAGCGTCAGCGGCGCCTCTGCCGAAGAGGCGTTCGTCACCAATCAGCTCAGCGACGATCTGATGGTCGTGGACCTCGCGACGGCGCGTAGCGTCGCGACCATCCCGATCGGCGGCAAGCCGGCCGGCGTGGCCGTCACCGTGGACGGCCGCTTTGCCTATGTCACGAGCCCGGACGCCAAGGCGGTGACGGTGGTGGACGCCGCAACGCGGCAGGTCGCCGGCCGTATCGAGGTCGGCGGCGGGCCGCTCGGCATTGCCGTCTCGCCCGACGGAAAGACGGTCTATGTCGCCGACTGGTATGCGGCTGTGGTGCGGGTGATCGATGCGGCGTCGCGCAGCGTGACCGCCAGCGTCGCGGTCGGCGCCTCGCCGTCGGGGCTCGCGGTGACGCCGGACGGCAAGCTGCTGCTCTCGGCGGACCGTGACGACGACAGCGTTTCGGTGGTGGACACCGCGACGCGCGAGCGCAAGGCGGTCATCAAGGTCGGCACCCGTCCGTTCGGTGTCACCATCGACGCCGAGGGCAACCGCGCCTACACCGCCAATGTCGGCTCCAACGACGTCTCCGTGATCGATATCGCAGGCGGCACCGAGATCGGCCGCGTGCCGGTCGGGATGCGGCCCTATGCGGTGGCGCTGACGCAGGGGCGCGGTTTCGTCACCGACCAATATGGCGGCACGGTGAGCGTGTTCGATGTCGCGACATTGAA
Encoded proteins:
- a CDS encoding GNAT family N-acetyltransferase is translated as MSDVINNKAHHRYELEVEGHLATEHYKLDGNVITFEHTDVPKELGGKGVGSKLVQGALDQVRAAGLKLVPECPFVKAWIEKHPEYADLVKR
- a CDS encoding DUF3828 domain-containing protein; protein product: MLTRRSLIAASLFAAATPAFAQAPAASDPASILTAIYTRAAKGKGDGGAAFVTENKAAKAKYFSKALVALWAKADAHTPKGDVGPIDFDPVTNSQEPDVKSFKVDAEKTEADKATLAVTITGHRNDRKPADQIVRYDFVREANSWKIDDIRGSSDGEAWSIRKMLTDALKS
- a CDS encoding acyl-CoA synthetase; protein product: MQPLRMSRRVMNLAYILTQNARRHGSRPGFVWGDKFWTWREIDAQVSALAAALAARGIAKGDRILVHSKNGDEMFFSMFAAFRLGAVWVPTNFRLMPDEVAYLAQASGAKAFLCHVDFPEHAAAVTGGALGFTWSIDGKASFAERSVADAIVSQAGQMVDNVAVEHDDPCWFFFTSGTTGRSKAAVLTHGQMGFVVTNHLADLTPGVTEADASLVVAPLSHGAGVHQLVQTARGVCTVLLPTEKFDIDEAFRLIATHRVGNLFTVPTILKMMVEHPAADKYDHSSLRHVIYAGAPMYREDQKAALNKLGKVIVQYFGLGEVTGNITVLPAALHDPEDGPHAKIGTCGFERTGMQVSIQDDEGRELKANQSGEICVIGPAVLAGYYDNPEANAKAFRNGWFRTGDLGHMDEEGFVYITGRASDMYISGGSNIYPREIEEKILTHPAVGEVAVLGVPDATWGEVGVAVCVAREGTKPVSEAEMAAFLLPKVPRYKMPKRFFFWEALPKSGYGKVPKRMVRDELEARGLLDLDKTKAG
- a CDS encoding DUF296 domain-containing protein, with amino-acid sequence MRSIKQPGAPVTERIQWVEARGRAFSFTVGAGLPLLEAARRGFAAEGFTSGVLNFGHGALGPFGYVMPALSKTGENAAFYSDTYRPAGVTRTRLGSMTLGMRDGAPFYHCHGLWTEADGKASGGHMLPDETVVSEPFEVQAFGIDGAMFTAEPDLETNFKLFVPVAAARTGARTTSRAFALRLRPNQDFAGCLEAFCRAHGIARAKIHGGVGSTIGARFTHGGVIEPFATELAITAGTIAPDTSGALEAALDVALIDYTGGIAEGRLVRGDNPVLMTMELVLEALE
- a CDS encoding DUF1217 domain-containing protein, translating into MVSTYFGYSYVTRNLAQTLTRVAQQSDVSREAAYYKANIGKVHSVDDLMNDYRLYHYVTKAYGLEDMAYAKAFMKKVLQSDLSDAKSFANTLIDKRYREFAAAFSFGGGETKVAQSDNQTDDMIGLYTAAMKSNVDAVAADTKYYNATIGSVTSADQLLNDDRLRNYVASAFGIDQSKWPRDTIKQVLTSDPSDPNSYVNTTFASQLDGLNAQLAQAKSDATDASSKIADYTAQLSQPGADVAQLNVQILVEKYHLQSAASTISSTNDAIAATGNFMDLAGAFEFSADGSLPTGTPAQTAANIASTTQSFDDSKSAVYAAASPLQEALVIAQFRKFIPNVTSLQTLVSTPGAYNFALAAVGLDPTKVSQSTVKAVLESDLNDPKSYVYTLKDNRYVKLARAFNFDAKGNLTTPLTAQGSAEVLDIAKDYVIEKLKNASKQDQAKVKAQAQKDATDYQQSIGDIDSVSDLLANKKMVNFILVAKGLDPAKVSTAYLKKIFASDLNDPKSFANTESDPRFAEIAASFNFDSKGNVARLPMVGPQKRDQFLATQKNYLEQSLEQQQGDTNPGVRLALYFQRKAGEITSAYDILADKALSEVFRTTFDLPDQMASMQIDQQAKIVEKYLNLKDLGDPTKVAKLLSRFSAMYDAKNASQTYSPVLDLFQGSSSGTSGFSESTYLAMAKMRASPW
- a CDS encoding SRPBCC family protein, encoding MRKTIGRAIAGVAVLAVAGMALTTAWAHGPTRQKVRESIEINAPPAKVWAVIGNFQDMSWLPPVTKTEGEKGNDIEATRRLTLTGGATVDEELYKFDAAAMTYSYRITKVDVKVLPVTNYSSTLTVTPSADGKGTTLEWAGAFYRGFPNNDPPPELSDEAAVKAVKGLYQTGLEALKKKIESGS
- a CDS encoding cytochrome D1 domain-containing protein; translation: MRALVLAALAASLASVSGASAEEAFVTNQLSDDLMVVDLATARSVATIPIGGKPAGVAVTVDGRFAYVTSPDAKAVTVVDAATRQVAGRIEVGGGPLGIAVSPDGKTVYVADWYAAVVRVIDAASRSVTASVAVGASPSGLAVTPDGKLLLSADRDDDSVSVVDTATRERKAVIKVGTRPFGVTIDAEGNRAYTANVGSNDVSVIDIAGGTEIGRVPVGMRPYAVALTQGRGFVTDQYGGTVSVFDVATLKPVKRINVGDYPEGINATADGKRIIVACWESNTLDIIDAAELKVIGEVKTGDGPRAFGAFLRKTE